One stretch of Nicotiana tabacum cultivar K326 chromosome 18, ASM71507v2, whole genome shotgun sequence DNA includes these proteins:
- the LOC107812887 gene encoding S-adenosylmethionine decarboxylase proenzyme, with protein MEVALPVSAIGFEGYEKRLEISFFEPGLFADPEGKGLRSLSKAQLDEILGPAECTIVDSLSNECVDSYVLSESSLFIYSYKIIIKTCGTTKLLLSIPAILKLADTLSLEVQAVKYTRGSFIFPGAQSFPHRHFSEEVAVLDSYFGKLTSGSKAVILGSPDKLQKWHVYSASAGPTQSMNPVYTLEMCMTSLDREKASIFYKTESSLAAQMTIRSGIRKILPNSDICDFEFDPCGYSMNSIEGAALSTIHVTPEDGFSYASFEAVGYDFKFLSLGALVKRVLACFQPDEFSIALHADVDLELLENTCSLDVKGYSLAEWSPEELGKGDSIVYQKFARSSFCGSPKSVLQDCWKEEEKEEKEWC; from the coding sequence ATGGAAGTGGCATTACCAGTTTCTGCCATAGGCTTTGAAGGTTATGAGAAGAGGcttgaaatttctttttttgAACCTGGCCTTTTCGCTGATCCTGAAGGAAAAGGACTTCGATCTCTGTCAAAAGCACAATTGGATGAGATTCTAGGACCTGCTGAGTGCACCATAGTTGATTCTCTTTCTAATGAGTGTGTTGACTCCTATGTCCTCTCTGAGTCGAGCCTTTTCATTTATTCTTACAAGATAATCATCAAGACCTGTGGTACCACAAAGTTGCTTCTCTCAATTCCTGCCATCCTGAAGTTGGCTGATACCCTTTCACTCGAAGTACAAGCTGTGAAGTATACCCGTGGGAGTTTCATTTTCCCTGGTGCTCAGTCGTTTCCTCATCGTCACTTCTCTGAAGAAGTTGCTGTTCTTGATAGCTACTTTGGAAAGCTTACTTCAGGCAGCAAAGCTGTGATTTTGGGCAGTCCTGACAAACTTCAAAAATGGCATGTTTACTCTGCCTCGGCTGGACCTACTCAGTCTATGAACCCTGTGTACACTCTTGAGATGTGCATGACTAGTTTGGATAGAGAGAAAGCTTCTATATTTTACAAGACTGAATCTAGCTTGGCAGCTCAAATGACTATTAGATCCGGCATTAGGAAGATCCTTCCCAACTCTGATATATGCGATTTCGAGTTTGATCCTTGTGGTTACTCCATGAATTCTATTGAAGGAGCTGCACTTTCTACTATTCATGTTACACCTGAAGATGGTTTTAGTTATGCTAGCTTTGAAGCAGTTGGATATGATTTTAAATTCTTGAGTCTGGGGGCACTGGTTAAGAGGGTACTGGCATGTTTCCAGCCTGATGAATTTTCTATTGCTTTGCATGCTGATGTTGATCTTGAGCTACTCGAGAATACATGCTCTCTCGATGTTAAGGGCTACTCTCTTGCTGAGTGGAGCCCAGAAGAACTTGGTAAGGGTGATTCTATTGTCTACCAGAAGTTTGCTAGGAGTTCCTTCTGTGGGTCTCCAAAATCTGTTCTGCAGGACTGCTGGAAagaggaagagaaagaagaaaaggagtgGTGTTGA